A genomic segment from Sulfuritalea hydrogenivorans sk43H encodes:
- a CDS encoding flagellar hook-length control protein FliK, with protein sequence MSELLISPAPIATPAAPQNGNAQALGQSDAAVRASEGAKADTESNAGSPFASVLKSEIGKKEAPATDSASNGSASTEVTDGIENTVAPIDFSALFQFLGANPNGTSTTPATPVATAGQATESSQEKGLPVLQTSAEADSTQILAAVPGTPAAFLEANPRQRNVETRDESFASVGSKSDRPAQASGKISLDAAINADSDRINGEQKSSELASGDFHALIERVATGESRVAGAGGVSPANPGSASSSSPNLRIDTPLGQTGWHDEMGQKLTWMIGNNRQQADLVLTPPHLGRVEVSLTMNGDQASAIFTSANPAVREALESSLHRLREVLADAGVSLGQTQVGSESPQHSSRKDNADLGMNDSVRYASSTIPLPGPEAMARTGGGRSMIDIFA encoded by the coding sequence ATGTCCGAATTGCTGATCAGTCCGGCGCCAATAGCCACGCCAGCAGCGCCCCAGAATGGAAACGCACAGGCTCTCGGCCAAAGCGATGCTGCCGTTCGGGCAAGCGAGGGGGCCAAGGCAGATACGGAAAGCAATGCGGGATCACCATTCGCCTCGGTGCTGAAGTCCGAGATAGGCAAGAAAGAAGCTCCCGCGACCGACTCGGCCAGCAATGGAAGCGCCTCTACCGAGGTCACCGACGGTATCGAGAATACAGTAGCGCCCATTGATTTTTCTGCACTTTTCCAGTTTCTTGGCGCCAACCCCAACGGAACATCGACTACCCCTGCGACTCCCGTCGCCACTGCCGGGCAAGCGACCGAATCCTCTCAGGAAAAGGGATTGCCGGTCCTTCAAACCAGTGCGGAAGCCGACTCGACTCAGATCCTCGCGGCCGTGCCTGGAACCCCGGCCGCATTTCTGGAAGCAAACCCGCGCCAACGGAATGTCGAAACAAGGGACGAATCCTTCGCCTCCGTCGGTTCGAAGTCCGACCGCCCCGCGCAGGCTTCCGGCAAGATTTCGCTCGATGCGGCAATTAATGCCGACTCCGATCGCATCAACGGCGAACAAAAATCCTCCGAGCTCGCTTCAGGCGATTTTCACGCTCTCATCGAACGTGTCGCCACAGGAGAGTCGCGTGTAGCTGGAGCGGGGGGGGTATCACCGGCAAATCCTGGCAGCGCATCGTCCTCAAGCCCCAACCTGCGTATCGACACCCCGCTGGGACAAACCGGCTGGCATGACGAGATGGGCCAGAAACTGACCTGGATGATTGGCAACAACCGTCAACAGGCCGATCTGGTGCTGACCCCGCCACACCTCGGCCGTGTCGAGGTCTCCCTAACGATGAACGGCGATCAGGCCAGCGCCATATTCACCTCGGCCAATCCGGCGGTCCGGGAGGCGCTGGAAAGCTCCCTGCATCGCCTGCGCGAAGTGCTGGCTGACGCCGGCGTCAGCCTCGGCCAGACTCAAGTCGGATCCGAGTCGCCGCAGCATTCATCGCGCAAGGATAATGCGGATCTGGGCATGAACGACAGCGTGCGCTATGCTTCTTCGACCATCCCATTGCCGGGACCGGAAGCAATGGCAAGAACCGGCGGCGGTCGCAGCATGATAGATATTTTCGCCTGA
- a CDS encoding flagellar basal body-associated FliL family protein: MADAKKAETESEAPPPKKKGKLIIFIVIGVLVLVLGGGGAAYFLMKKKPVEDAVEGEEPAKEGKAKKKDKKADSAPPAFHKFDKPFTVKLQTEQQEAYLQAEVQLKVLDTNALELLKQYDPEVKHRIMLTLLSKKASDLVTAQGVQRLSNEIRETVNGTLESSGSTKRKDAAKEPGDVAAPDAPVQAVLFTSFIIQ, encoded by the coding sequence ATGGCGGATGCAAAGAAAGCGGAAACCGAGAGTGAAGCCCCTCCTCCGAAGAAAAAAGGAAAGCTGATAATTTTCATCGTCATTGGCGTTCTGGTTCTGGTGCTGGGCGGTGGCGGCGCTGCGTATTTTCTGATGAAGAAAAAGCCGGTGGAGGATGCCGTCGAAGGCGAAGAACCGGCAAAGGAAGGCAAAGCGAAAAAGAAGGACAAGAAAGCCGACAGCGCCCCTCCGGCATTCCACAAGTTCGACAAGCCGTTTACCGTCAAGCTGCAGACCGAGCAGCAGGAGGCTTACCTGCAGGCAGAGGTGCAATTGAAAGTCCTCGACACGAACGCGCTGGAGCTGCTCAAGCAATATGACCCGGAGGTCAAACACCGCATCATGCTGACGCTATTGAGCAAGAAAGCGTCCGATCTGGTTACGGCGCAGGGCGTGCAGCGACTGTCCAACGAAATTCGCGAGACCGTCAATGGCACGCTGGAATCCTCGGGCAGCACAAAGCGCAAGGATGCCGCCAAGGAACCCGGCGATGTCGCGGCTCCCGATGCGCCAGTCCAGGCAGTGCTGTTCACCTCCTTCATCATTCAATAG
- the fliJ gene encoding flagellar export protein FliJ translates to MSRVFPLQSLLDLSQLRLDEAGRKLGELIAGEQEASRRHGLLVQYREEYRTRFVRAAQDGLRPGEWQNYTQFIARLDEAINQASSAMNHTRQMTVAGQVEWISKRGRVKAFDTLSDRHQSRITYQDQRQEQKASDEHGARRHAEKAKD, encoded by the coding sequence ATGTCCCGCGTATTTCCACTTCAGTCCCTCCTCGACCTTTCGCAACTGCGTCTTGATGAAGCCGGACGGAAGCTGGGCGAGTTGATCGCAGGCGAACAAGAGGCTTCGCGGCGGCACGGCTTGCTGGTGCAATATCGCGAGGAATACCGGACACGTTTTGTGCGCGCCGCCCAGGATGGATTGCGTCCAGGCGAATGGCAGAACTACACCCAGTTCATCGCCAGGCTCGACGAAGCGATAAACCAGGCCAGCTCGGCGATGAACCATACCAGGCAGATGACAGTCGCAGGCCAGGTGGAATGGATCAGCAAACGAGGACGTGTAAAAGCTTTCGATACCCTGTCGGATCGCCATCAATCACGCATCACCTATCAGGATCAGCGCCAGGAACAAAAAGCCAGCGACGAACATGGCGCCCGTCGCCATGCGGAAAAGGCAAAAGACTGA